The Winogradskyella schleiferi genome has a window encoding:
- the gap gene encoding type I glyceraldehyde-3-phosphate dehydrogenase yields the protein MISVAINGFGRIGRRVFRLALSHPQIQIVAINDLADAKTLSHLLKYDSIHGVLQDSVSYDENHIIVNGVSIPLYRQSHPKSIDWSKTQPDFVIESTGKFKTRAELQHHITNGAKKVILSVPALEDDIKTIVLGVNDTILDGTETIISNASCTTNNAAPMIALIKAHFGIKQAYITTIHSYTTDQSLHDQPHKDLRRARAAGQSIVPTTTGAAKALTKIFPDLSDVIGGCGIRVPVANGSLTDITINVKTPTSIEKVNSLFKYAAKNELKGILEYTEDPIVSIDIVGNPHSCVFDSQMTSVIGNMVKIVGWYDNETGYSSRILDLICN from the coding sequence ATGATATCTGTTGCTATTAACGGCTTTGGCAGAATTGGTCGTCGTGTTTTCAGATTAGCATTATCTCATCCACAAATTCAAATTGTTGCCATCAATGATTTGGCTGATGCTAAAACTTTAAGTCATTTACTTAAATATGACAGCATTCATGGCGTCTTACAAGATTCCGTTTCTTATGATGAGAACCATATCATAGTGAATGGTGTTTCCATTCCTTTATATAGACAATCGCATCCAAAAAGTATTGATTGGTCTAAAACCCAACCCGATTTTGTTATAGAATCTACAGGAAAATTCAAAACAAGAGCAGAGCTTCAACACCATATCACTAATGGTGCTAAAAAGGTAATTCTGTCTGTTCCTGCTTTAGAAGATGATATTAAAACGATTGTTTTAGGTGTTAACGACACCATTTTGGATGGTACAGAAACGATTATATCCAATGCTTCCTGTACCACTAACAATGCAGCACCGATGATTGCGTTAATTAAAGCACATTTCGGCATAAAGCAAGCTTATATTACAACCATTCATTCCTATACTACAGATCAAAGTTTGCACGATCAACCGCATAAAGATCTAAGACGTGCAAGAGCTGCTGGTCAATCCATTGTGCCTACAACCACTGGTGCGGCTAAAGCACTTACTAAAATTTTCCCAGACCTCTCAGATGTTATTGGCGGTTGTGGTATTAGAGTTCCTGTTGCGAATGGGTCTTTAACGGATATTACAATCAATGTGAAAACGCCAACATCGATAGAAAAAGTGAATTCACTTTTTAAATATGCTGCCAAAAATGAATTAAAAGGTATTCTTGAATATACCGAAGATCCAATTGTATCCATTGATATTGTTGGGAATCCACACTCTTGTGTTTTTGATTCGCAGATGACTTCAGTAATCGGTAATATGGTAAAAATTGTAGGCTGGTACGATAACGAGACAGGTTATAGCTCAAGAATTTTAGATTTAATTTGCAATTAA
- the lipA gene encoding lipoyl synthase, giving the protein METKVASNILPERKPKWLRVKLPTGKKYTELRTLVDKYKLNTICTSGSCPNMGECWGEGTATFMILGNVCTRSCGFCGVKTGRPETVDWDEPEKVGRSIKLMQIKHAVLTSVDRDDLKDMGSIMWAETVKAVRRMNPETTLETLIPDFQGIEKHIDRIIDVAPEVVSHNIETVRRLTREVRIQAQYDRSMGVLKYLKAQGQRRTKSGIMLGLGEEREEVIETLHDLRANDVDVVTIGQYLQPSKKHLPVKQFINPDQFDEYKEIGLDLGFRHVESSALVRSSYKAQKHIN; this is encoded by the coding sequence ATGGAAACCAAAGTAGCTTCAAATATTTTACCCGAACGTAAACCGAAATGGTTACGCGTAAAATTACCTACTGGAAAAAAATATACGGAACTTAGAACCTTAGTAGACAAGTACAAATTAAACACCATTTGCACCTCTGGAAGTTGTCCAAACATGGGAGAATGTTGGGGAGAAGGCACGGCAACTTTTATGATTTTAGGAAACGTCTGTACACGTTCTTGCGGATTTTGTGGCGTAAAAACAGGACGACCAGAAACGGTGGATTGGGACGAGCCAGAAAAAGTAGGACGTTCTATAAAATTGATGCAGATTAAACACGCTGTGTTAACAAGTGTAGATCGCGATGACCTGAAAGATATGGGAAGCATTATGTGGGCAGAAACCGTAAAAGCCGTAAGACGTATGAATCCTGAAACAACCCTTGAAACATTAATTCCAGATTTTCAAGGCATAGAAAAGCATATTGACCGAATTATAGATGTAGCACCAGAAGTCGTTTCACACAATATTGAAACCGTAAGACGTTTAACAAGAGAAGTTAGAATACAAGCCCAGTATGATCGCAGTATGGGCGTTTTAAAGTATTTAAAAGCTCAAGGACAGCGCAGAACCAAATCTGGAATTATGCTAGGACTTGGCGAAGAGCGCGAGGAAGTGATTGAAACCCTTCACGATTTAAGAGCGAATGACGTCGATGTGGTTACGATAGGCCAATATCTGCAACCAAGTAAAAAACACTTACCTGTGAAACAATTTATCAATCCAGACCAGTTTGATGAATACAAAGAAATTGGACTGGATTTAGGCTTCAGACATGTTGAAAGTAGTGCTTTAGTAAGGTCGTCTTACAAAGCCCAAAAACACATTAATTAA
- a CDS encoding RNA polymerase sigma factor, translating to MEVKDAINKAIKKEQSAFNFLLDTFWNDVYAFQLKRTLNENDAEDITIQTFSKAFDKIDTYNDAYKFKTWLITISKNIHIDLIRKQKKLIKNTSKDNNDNFFDIVDDSPTPEDKIITEQNLANLLRDVKKLKPHYQEVINLRYFQELSYKEISEELNEPINNVKVKLLRAKKLLAEIITKA from the coding sequence TTGGAAGTAAAAGACGCCATTAACAAAGCCATAAAAAAAGAACAAAGCGCGTTTAATTTTCTTCTCGATACTTTTTGGAACGATGTATATGCATTTCAGCTCAAACGAACACTGAACGAAAATGACGCTGAAGACATCACGATTCAAACATTTTCAAAAGCCTTTGACAAGATTGACACCTATAACGACGCTTATAAATTTAAGACGTGGCTGATTACGATTTCAAAAAATATTCATATTGATTTAATTCGAAAACAGAAAAAATTAATCAAAAACACTTCTAAAGATAATAATGATAATTTCTTTGATATCGTTGATGATTCACCAACACCTGAAGATAAAATTATTACTGAACAAAATCTCGCCAATCTTTTGCGAGATGTAAAAAAACTGAAACCACATTACCAAGAGGTGATCAATCTAAGATATTTTCAAGAATTGAGCTACAAGGAAATTTCCGAAGAACTTAATGAACCTATCAATAACGTGAAAGTGAAATTGTTGAGAGCCAAAAAACTATTGGCTGAAATTATTACGAAAGCTTGA
- a CDS encoding glycosyltransferase, producing MTLPIILFYAFIAVVSIQIIYYLSFLFSFGSKRAETHLKKQIPISVIICAKNEAENLKKNLPFILNQAYSNFEIVLVNDSSFDDTLEVMKDFSSIHNNVKLVDVKVSEAFWGNKKYALTLGIKASKNDFLVFTDADCVPNSEHWLAHLSGNFSNEKSIILGYGAYAKKKFSLLNKLIRFETVMTAMQYFSYAQVGLTYMGVGRNLAYRKELFFNNSGFNNHMSIKSGDDDLFINEVANASNTALCFTKDSFTVSEPKSSFKAWILQKRRHISTAPFYKMKHKLLLGLFYTTQLLFWILAISLLIIGFTWYWVVALISLRFIIQWLCFGFTAKKLEETDLIILTPILELFLISLQLSIFIANLISKPKHWK from the coding sequence ATGACACTTCCCATAATACTATTTTATGCATTTATTGCAGTTGTTAGTATTCAAATTATTTATTATCTGAGTTTTTTATTTTCTTTTGGCAGCAAAAGGGCGGAAACGCATTTAAAAAAACAAATACCAATTTCCGTAATTATCTGTGCTAAAAATGAAGCAGAAAATTTAAAGAAAAACCTTCCTTTCATATTAAATCAAGCTTATTCTAATTTCGAAATAGTATTGGTCAACGACAGTTCGTTTGATGATACCTTAGAGGTTATGAAGGATTTTTCATCCATACATAATAACGTCAAACTTGTTGATGTAAAAGTTAGCGAAGCATTTTGGGGAAATAAAAAATATGCACTTACACTGGGCATAAAAGCTTCCAAAAATGATTTCTTGGTTTTTACTGATGCCGATTGTGTACCTAACTCTGAACATTGGTTAGCCCATTTAAGTGGAAATTTCTCTAATGAAAAATCAATAATTTTGGGTTATGGCGCCTATGCCAAAAAGAAGTTTTCATTGTTAAACAAACTCATTCGTTTTGAGACTGTAATGACTGCTATGCAATATTTTTCCTATGCACAAGTGGGATTAACGTATATGGGAGTTGGTCGTAACCTGGCTTATAGAAAAGAATTGTTCTTTAACAATAGTGGCTTCAATAATCACATGTCTATAAAGTCTGGCGATGATGATCTATTCATTAACGAAGTAGCCAATGCATCAAACACAGCGTTGTGTTTTACAAAAGACAGTTTTACGGTTTCTGAGCCAAAATCCTCATTTAAAGCATGGATACTTCAAAAAAGAAGACATATTAGTACTGCTCCATTTTATAAAATGAAGCATAAACTTTTATTGGGTTTATTTTACACGACCCAATTATTATTTTGGATACTCGCAATTTCACTCTTAATTATAGGATTCACATGGTATTGGGTTGTGGCATTGATCAGCTTAAGGTTTATAATCCAATGGCTATGTTTCGGGTTTACAGCTAAAAAACTCGAAGAAACTGACCTCATTATTCTCACACCAATTTTAGAATTATTTTTAATTAGTTTACAATTAAGTATCTTTATTGCTAATCTAATATCTAAACCAAAACATTGGAAGTAA